In Elephas maximus indicus isolate mEleMax1 chromosome 4, mEleMax1 primary haplotype, whole genome shotgun sequence, a genomic segment contains:
- the POLR3H gene encoding DNA-directed RNA polymerase III subunit RPC8, producing MFVLVEMVDTVRIPPWQFERKLNDSIAEELNKKLANKVVYNVGLCICLFDITKLEDAYVFPGDGASHTKVHFRYVVFRPFLDEVLIGKIKGCSPEGVHVSLGFFDDILIPPESLQQPAKFDEAEQVWVWEYETEEGAHDLYMDTGEEIRFRVVDESFVDTSPTGPSSAEATSSSEEPPRKEAPYTLAGSISEPGLGLLSWWTSN from the exons ATGTTCGTGCTGGTGGAGATGGTGGACACCGTGCGAATCCCCCCGTGGCAATTTGAGAGGAAGCTCAATGACTCCATCGCCGAGGAGCTGAACAAGAAATTGGCCAACAAG GTCGTGTACAACGTGGGACTCTGCATCTGTCTGTTTGACATCACCAAGCTGGAGGATGCGTACGTGTTCCCGGGGGATGGCGCGTCACACACCAAAG TCCATTTTCGCTACGTGGTGTTCCGCCCCTTCCTGGACGAGGTTCTGATTGGGAAGATTAAAGGCTGCAGCCCAGAGGGTGTGCACG tcTCTCTCGGTTTCTTTGATGACATTCTCATCCCCCCGGAGTCGCTGCAGCAGCCGGCCAAGTT TGACGAAGCAGAGCAGGTGTGGGTGTGGGAGTACGAGACGGAGGAAGGCGCACATGACCTGTACATGGACACTGGCGAGGAGATCCGCTTCCGGGTGGTGGACGAGAGCTTTGTCGACACGTCCCCCACTGGGCCCAGCTCTGCTGAGGCCACGTCTTCCAGTGAGGAGCCGCCCAGGAAGGAGGCGCCATATACGCTGGCG GGGTCCATCAGTGAGCCGGGCCTGGGCCTTCTCTCCTGGTGGACCAGCAACTAG